In Helianthus annuus cultivar XRQ/B chromosome 3, HanXRQr2.0-SUNRISE, whole genome shotgun sequence, a single window of DNA contains:
- the LOC110929483 gene encoding polygalacturonase, whose amino-acid sequence MFLKHIALVVPVLLFLLLQYSSAKVTYNVLSFGAKANGRSDSKNAFLKAWNLACASTSPAIIYVPAGRYLIASAVTFAGQACKSKAITFKIYGTLVAPSSYNAIGNSEVWIKFHRVNHVTISGGTLDARGAPLWACKSSGKRCPKGATSLGFYHSQNIVISKLRSLNSQMFHILLYACNNAKIQGVSIVAPGLSPNTDGIHLTSSTGVTVLNSKIATGDDCISMGPGNSNIWIEKVACGPGHGISIGSLGWDLQEAGVQNVTVKSTTFIGTQNGVRIKTWARRSNGFVKNVVFQHSTMVNVQNPIIIDANYCPNKKNCPNHVLGVKISNVVYEDVHGTSATQVAVKFDCSKGKPCSGIRLKDVNLKYRSRPAMSSCSHVAGVVSGLRGFTSCL is encoded by the exons ATGTTCCTTAAACATATCGCATTAGTTGTTCCAGTTTTGTTGTTTCTATTGTTACAGTACTCATCAGCAAAAGTTACATACAACGTCCTCAGTTTTGGAGCCAAAGCTAACGGCCGGTCAGACTCAAAAAATGCGTTCCTAAAAGCCTGGAATTTGGCATGTGCCTCCACTAGTCCTGCGATCATTTATGTGCCGGCCGGCAGGTATTTGATTGCGTCGGCAGTCACATTTGCCGGCCAGGCATGTAAGAGCAAAGCCATCACATTCAAGATATATGGTACTTTGGTGGCTCCCTCTAGCTACAATGCTATAGGTAACTCTGAAGTATGGATTAAATTCCACAGGGTTAACCATGTTACCATCTCTGGTGGAACTCTTGATGCCCGAGGTGCTCCTCTATGGGCTTGCAAATCCTCTGGAAAGAGATGTCCTAAAGGAGCTACG TCACTTGGCTTCTACCATTCCCAAAACATAGTGATCAGTAAGTTGAGGTCATTAAACAGCCAAATGTTTCACATCTTGCTCTATGCATGCAACAATGCTAAAATACAAGGAGTGAGCATTGTGGCACCCGGGCTAAGTCCGAACACGGATGGAATCCATTTAACATCATCAACAGGTGTGACCGTCTTGAATTCTAAGATCGCGACTGGAGACGATTGCATCTCAATGGGGCCAGGAAATTCAAATATTTGGATAGAGAAGGTGGCATGTGGCCCAGGTCATGGCATAAG CATTGGGAGTCTAGGGTGGGACTTGCAAGAAGCCGGTGTCCAGAATGTAACCGTAAAAAGCACAACATTTATAGGTACTCAAAATGGTGTAAGGATAAAAACATGGGCGAGGCGAAGCAATGGGTTTGTGAAGAATGTTGTTTTTCAGCATTCAACAATGGTGAACGTGCAAAACCCAATCATAATAGATGCAAATTACTGCCCAAACAAAAAGAACTGCCCCAATCATGTTTTAGGAGTAAAGATCAGCAACGTTGTGTATGAGGATGTGCACGGAACATCAGCAACACAAGTGGCAGTGAAATTTGATTGTAGCAAAGGGAAGCCATGTAGCGGAATCCGACTAAAGGATGTTAACCTCAAATATAGGAGTCGACCAGCGATGTCTTCTTGTTCACATGTTGCCGGTGTTGTTTCTGGATTACGTGGATTTACAAGCTGTCTCTAA